A segment of the Excalfactoria chinensis isolate bCotChi1 chromosome Z, bCotChi1.hap2, whole genome shotgun sequence genome:
CCAGCCCCCGCGACGCCGGCAGGCGGCCGAGCCGGCGAGCAGCCCCGTGCTGCTGCTCCGCGGGAACGGCTCTGTGCCGCggaccgccgccgccgccgccgcccggccccaGCCCGAGCCCCAGCCCCAaacccagccccagccccgGCCACGGGCCCAGCCCGGCGGCAGCCGGGGCTCGGGGGCCCGGCATTGGTTCCAGGCCGGCTATCAGGCTCCCTCCGGCAGCCGCGCCGCCGCCAGCCCATCCGCGGCGGCCCCGCGGTCCGGCGGCCCCGGCGACGAGAGCGAGCGGAGCGCCGGCGGGCTACCCGCGCCCAGCGGTCTGCGGGCCGGGAGGGAGGACATGATGGTGGGCGACGACCCCTACAATGTCCCCTACAAGTACACGGACGATAATCCCTACTACAACTACTACGACACCTACGAGCGGCCGCGCCAGGGCAGCAGGTACCGGCCCGGCTACGGCACCGGCTACTTCCAGTACGGTAAGAACCCGCGCCCCTTCTGCCGCCGCGGGCGGGGGGTCCGGGCCGGGGGAGACGGCGGTCGGCGGGGCTGAGCCGTGAGCCGCGTCCCGGCTGACGGCTGCTCTGTGGTTCTCTGACGAACTGCAGGTCTGCCCGACCTCGTCCCGGACCCCTACTACATCCAGGCGTCCACGTACGTGCAGAGGATGTCCATGTACAACCTGCGCTGCGCCGCCGAGGAGAACTGCCTGGCCAGGTACAGACCGCAATAcgggcggggcggagcggaCGGGTCACCCGCACGGCTCTGCCATCACACCGAGCTGGGCAGGGCGGGGGCAGCCGCAAACCCCCTCGGGTCCGAAGGCGCGCATCCGCTGCTCCCCTTGCCCAGCcttgagctgctctgctcctgcaagCCCATTCCCAACCAGCACCAGCTTCTGCCCAAGTCGGAACGCGCTGACCGTTCCCGTGCCTGTCTATCACGGCTTGTCTTAAGACCGCGTTTTAAGACTAGAATCTCTTCGAAAAGTACCCCCAGGCTCTTTAAGGGTCGCAGATAACAGCTTTGCGGAACGAGCCGGGTCCTCCACACTTGGCAGTGAGggattttcctgttttgtttggagCAAAACCAAGACGGCTGGCTGTAACCGTTTAACTGGCTTCATACCTTCTCATGcagaacagatttatttatttagcagcATCATTAACTGATGTCAGGCCGTTTCCACGGCCATGCTCTTTCTTCAGTTGCCGAAATAGAAGAACATGGTGTAGTCAGAACTGGTGTTTTTCGTGCACAATTCACAACGAAGACTACTTGAAATGTTCTTGACTAGCAGCTGGTTGCAGTATTccaatattaagaaaaatacaaacgACATATGTCACAGCTGTATAAAATAGGACGAGCACAGGGCATGTGCTCAGTAATTCTTTCTAACAGCGGAAGCAAGCATCTGTTCCGTGACCTTACGCTCACATGGTGTTGTCTCGGTCAGCAACAGTCAGACTGTGCTGTTGGTACCCGGGCACTTCCACAACCAAGCAGTGATTTGATAGAGACAGAGCCAGAGCTGGTGATCAGACCCAGGATTAGGAGCAGGTCTGAATCTTACTCTGTCTGATAGCAGGAGGAACTTCTGAGCACACCGTGTAGAGTTCTTGTGCATGAGCTTAAAGCAGGCTTCCAAGATCTGTGCCATTCAGTTACCTCTGAAACAATCCGAAGTACTTTGAAGTTGAtggctcttttctttttcccctgcattATTATAGTTCAGCTTACCGAGCGGATGTTAGAGACTATGATAACCGAGTGCTCCTGAGATTCCCTCAAAGAGTGAAAAACCAAGGAACTTCAGATTTCCTACCAAGCAGACCTCGTTATTCCTGGGAGTGGCACAGCTGTCACCAGTGAGTGAAGTGCCTCAGTATGGTATCTTCTCATTGTCTTTTTGTGATGTTTGGTAAAACTGGGTTGGAATGAGTGGGAGCTGTGGGAATGC
Coding sequences within it:
- the LOX gene encoding protein-lysine 6-oxidase isoform X2: MRCAPPGLLLAQLHACIFWSGLWPAGCQPPPAAWRQRIQWENNGQVYSLLSQGAQYQPPRRRQAAEPASSPVLLLRGNGSVPRTAAAAAARPQPEPQPQTQPQPRPRAQPGGSRGSGARHWFQAGYQAPSGSRAAASPSAAAPRSGGPGDESERSAGGLPAPSGLRAGREDMMVGDDPYNVPYKYTDDNPYYNYYDTYERPRQGSRYRPGYGTGYFQYGLPDLVPDPYYIQASTYVQRMSMYNLRCAAEENCLASSAYRADVRDYDNRVLLRFPQRVKNQGTSDFLPSRPRYSWEWHSCHQHYHSMDEFSHYDLLDASSHRKVAEGHKASFCLEDTSCDYGYYRRYACTAHTQGLSPGCYDTYNADIDCQWIDITDVKPGNYILKVSVNPSYLVPESDYSNNIVRCDIRYTGHHAYASGCTISP
- the LOX gene encoding protein-lysine 6-oxidase isoform X1, which gives rise to MRCAPPGLLLAQLHACIFWSGLWPAGCQPPPAAWRQRIQWENNGQVYSLLSQGAQYQPPRRRQAAEPASSPVLLLRGNGSVPRTAAAAAARPQPEPQPQTQPQPRPRAQPGGSRGSGARHWFQAGYQAPSGSRAAASPSAAAPRSGGPGDESERSAGGLPAPSGLRAGREDMMVGDDPYNVPYKYTDDNPYYNYYDTYERPRQGSRYRPGYGTGYFQYGLPDLVPDPYYIQASTYVQRMSMYNLRCAAEENCLASSAYRADVRDYDNRVLLRFPQRVKNQGTSDFLPSRPRYSWEWHSCHQHYHSMDEFSHYDLLDASSHRKVAEGHKASFCLEDTSCDYGYYRRYACTAHTQGLSPGCYDTYNADIDCQWIDITDVKPGNYILKVSVNPSYLVPESDYSNNIVRCDIRYTGHHAYASGCTISPY